The Ictalurus punctatus breed USDA103 chromosome 6, Coco_2.0, whole genome shotgun sequence DNA segment attttcacacgattcatttttcacctgattttttttacacGATTCATTGATCTTTGTGATTTTAGATATGAttaaataattacatgaatatatatatatatatatatatattttattcatatatatatatatatatatatatatttattcatatatatatatatatatatttattcatatatatatatatatttattcatatatatatatttattcatatatatatatatatatatataaataaattacaatttttttttttttttttacacacgcGTTCCCACAagactcatttattttcatgttagtTATTACATATAGTTTTAATTTTCACCCGATTCATTTctattttacatttcacatgtaCATTTTTCCCATCtaggctttttatttttttcatacatcATTTTTCACAAGTTTTATTTGCACATTACTTTTTCACAAATAGGGCATGTGGtttcatttttcaagtgatcgtCTCACTCAAGTAAATCTTTTTCCACACGTGATCACATATTGTTCACATGGTGTTTCCGTCTTGTTGCAATTTTAGGGCAGAACATGGTGAAATGCACTTTCACATGCAAGGCTTAGCATTCAGTGTTGTATAAAAACATTGGTCTGAGTCATGAACAAATTAAAATTGGCTTATTTCTCCTGTCCTTCCCTAACATCATGATCAGTTTAGACTACAGAAGTGTTCTGCAGTGCTCAGCTGCCACAACACAGACAGGATATCTTGACCTACATATTTCTTTGGACAAGAAACACCTGCACAAAAAGGAAATCCTTATAGGTGCACAAATTTTAACTTACCCGAagtggatgaatggattgacACAGATCGTCTTCTTAGATTAAAAGAGATTTAAAGAGCATGATGTGATACATGGGTTTAGCTCCTCAAGCATAGCTCTCTCGCGCGTTCTCTCTGACACAGAAGACAGATGGCCCCTCCATTTAGACTCCTATTTTGGTATCTGTGTATAGTTGAAGAGGCCAGCCGGCTGTCACACAGCTCTCCACAGTCTCGTAGATGAATGTCACTTCCTAATTTGAACACAGTCTAACCACCATTAAAAAGTAACCTATAGCCTACACCATTCCTCTGCTTCTATTCATAACAGGATGAGAACTAATCTCAATGCATAAATGTAGCTTTTTTGTAAGAGCTGAGAATGACGATGGAATCAGAAGTAATGCGTTATTTTGCACACAAGTTTGCTGTGACTAATCCCTGTGCACTGGCATTATGAATTATGACTGGATTATCCCATCGTGTCCTTCATGCACAAATCTCTATATAAAGTACAAAAATAACCCAGCAGTTTCCATGGAGACAGAGCATGcgctgtaaaatatatatatatttttaaataaccacCATGAACACACAACTGATATATTGCTTTTAATCATTCACAAGACATTTCTTGAGTACAAATGGGCTTGTTGTTCAACTATATATAGTGTTTAACCTTTTTACATTCGAGTTAAACCTTTTACAAAACCAGCTTAATGTTTGATGAAATAGTGTGAGGATTTTCTAACCCATTAATCTATTAGTGGGTtagatttatgttttttttgttatcgaattattcattcattcatttattctcagTAAGTGCTGTATACTGGCCAGGATCACGGTGGATCTGGAGGTTATCCCAGGTGTAAGGTGGGAACACACCCTGGCACcctgcacacttattcacaccgaGGGGCAATTTAGAttagccaattcacctactggcatgaTTGCGTGAGGCAGAGAACTAGAgaacgaagaagaagaagaagaagaagaagaagaagaagaaagaaagaaagaaagaaaataataaaaaaaacacaacacatatGGAGGCAAAGAAAAATGCAAGATtgtacacagacagtaacccgagacACCAGGAATTTACACACCCTCTTAATATCAGGTGAAAATGCTTAGCTTAGGCTTCCTCAAAGCCTGTTCTGGAGAGAGGCGAGTCAAGCAAAGTATTGATTTTTCTACTCCAACACACCTACAGTACCGTCTGTTAACTAACTGATGAGATTAATAATTTGTCTTTAAATGAGGGAAATCAATGCGCATGACTCCAGTCCTCCAGGACCGAGTCTGAGGAATCAATAAagtattatccatccattctttTACCAACTGCTTTGCTAGAAAAAATATCACTAGTCTTGTTAGTAGCAGTTCTATTTAATGTTGTTTAGAAAATTCAAAAGTAGCTTACAAAAGCACTACATTGACAAATTCATGCTGCCTCATACTTAAACCGAGTTTTAAGCTCATCACAGTAATTCTATATTGCACTAAGAGGTTCCAAACCTTGGTCCTGAAGTATACCCTGTCCCgcatattttagtgttttccctgctcccaACACAACCgattcaactaatcagctaattaccAGCCCTTCTTGAGCTGAACTGGGTGTGTTCCAGGACCAGTATTGGGAACCTGTGTACGAAAGACAAGCTATGAGTGTTAGATAAAAATTTCTCACGTCCAGTCCTAGGGAATCACTGCCCTCTACGATTTCAAAGTTTGCTCCCAATACCCCCACCCCAATTTCTGAAAAGGTTAAATGATTACTCCAACATACTTTCAACCGAATATCCTTCTACAGCAATCAACAGAATATTACCACAACCGATAATTTCAATACATTTCCCATATCACTTATAGTGGAAGCCTAAAACCAGCTTCGGAATTTGAGCAAAATGTTCTTGTCCATTGCAATGACAATGTTACAGATGCAAAGGATGGATTAGATTCAAAATGTAGGTGCATTTCTTCAGTAATGAGCTGGATCAATTATGTTGGGAATCCCCAGGACTGAATAAACTCTGAATACTTTAGACACTGACACTGGAATGCTACAGAAAATTCCCACCAACATCCAGTTAGCAGCAACTTATACAGTAAGTTGTGCCACCTCTTTCACCAGGGGCATGAGAGTGCTGAGGTCTTTCAGTAGAGCTGGAACCCCCACGCAGTACCACTGATCACCACCACAGGCCCTGGAGGCACTGAAGTGATCGATCTCAACGCTCGCCGCTGCCAGTACACCTGAACAGGTCAAACAAGATTTGCATTGCTAATTTGACATTAGATTTAGAAAACATACAATCATGACTGTCTTGGATAATTCAGCTAGAACCCCATCTAATTGCTCCGATATGAGTTAACGTACCGGTAACAGAAGGCAAGAGCTGAGGTGAAGCTGCAGCCCTGAAAAACAGCAGGTTTCCAGAGAGAGGCACTGGCTGCCTGAACACACTGCCGTTCAGCTCCAGAAGGACTGGTACTGTGGTCTGCACTGTGCCTGAGGCTTTATAAACACTGCCATTCACAGAGGCCTCCAACATGCAGGTGGCTTCAGCTTTATTCCCATCGCTGTGATCTTTTTTAATCTGCTGAAAGATTCCAGAAGAATGTAGCTAGTTCTTGAGGTACAGCTGTAGGATGGCACCGTTTAATGTCTTATATTCAATAAAAGTACTGAAAGAAactgtttgaaatgaaaattaCATTTAAGTACAACATATGCAATTGATTAGTAAGACATTTTTTGatgttcttatttttctatGGAAACAAAAGATCTATATGTTAAAGTTTTTCAAACGAAAATAGAAAGGTGTAGAAGCTTATGGCTGAAATCCACAAGGCTGAAATGACACACTTGCCTAAAACTAGGTCAAACTGTTAAATGATCTCAAAGGATACGTTCAGACAGCAGGTGaaatctgatttatttcttcattttttttatttattttattttttttaagactgCATGCCTGCATTGTAAATTACATGTAAGCGAAACCAATCTGTAGTTATATTTAACTAGGATTGTCATAGTAACGGTGGAGGCATGCATCAGAGTATTGCTGGGCAAGGGAAAGTCGTATGATTAAAAGTAGTGTGCATGTTGGAcccaaaattttaatttaactgGAACCACAAACAAGTGAGcactgaaaatgattttttttttttttaaaaattcgaTGTGTTTTTcagactgcaaaaaaaatatttccatgtGACAGAAGTTATGAAATAGACtgcaccttgttttttttttttttggcactagtccatccaggatttcctgattttgcgatcgcataAATTAacgtaaaatcaagcaaacgccgaAATATTTGGAggcgcttgcaatttttcaaaattaccacagattttccgcaggcacgcattcagtcaaagccctctttaTTCATAGAACAAACATagaacaatgtaaaaaaaaaatgtccctaatttctccatctggggattaataaagtattatcttatcttaaaagCAGAGCCACAGAAATTATGGACTTGCGTCCCAATAAGACAGTCAGGAGAAATATGTGGGCAACATTCTTACTGTAATTCCTGTCTCTTCCAATAGAGTGAGCGCATTCACCAGGTTAAGGCCATTCTCAGAGCTTTCAGCCATCAGTCCAACAACAGCTGCTGAGCTCAGGAACTCGGTTGATTTCTTCAAACACTCTCCTGAATggtaacaaaagaaaaacacactgatCAAAACTGCTCCATCGTGATATTCAAGACAATATACAGTACTATGCTAAAGAAAAAGCCCAATAGTttctttgaattaaaaaaaacaaaacatgtagtACATTTTTATAACACTATAGGCTGCTGAAAGAACAAGGTACTTCACACAGCTGTAATCTGTATTCTAGTGTTTCACATTTAGGTGGACTATGTTACACTAAGCCCACCTTGAGTGGTGATGTGGACTTGGTCATAGGGCTGTTTAGTGGAGTTGCAGGCCTTCAGCAATTTGCCCAAGGCCTCACCCAGCCTGATCCATTGCTGTGACTCGGGGGTAAAGGTGCTAGCCAGTACCTGTGCATTCACCTGTGCATGCAACAAGAACATGGAATGAGTTAAACTCTTAGCACGGATGTTCCCGACATGTTAAATGTAGTGCCATACTAAAAAGGATTTTCAAACACCATTCTTTTTTTAGAGTGCAGCCTAGTTCACCAGCAATTTATATCATAAATGGACTATGACTGTGGGAAACatcaaaaataataaaccattcACATTGGCTGATGTTCTCATGCTGATAAAAAAGTATGTTAGACATTGTAAGCTTTAGAGAGAATTAACAATGTGGCATATTGTTGTTCTGACTTATGATGCTATtcaacattttcattaaaaaaataataatttataaaacCTCACCGCTCCCACTAATGCTTTGCCTTTGACCATGTCCACAATCTGCAGTGCAATTTCTTGGCCACAGCGAGCCTGGGCCTCCTTCGTGCTGGCTCCCAGATGCGGGCAGCTGATCACATTAGGGTGGTTGACCAGGGCCAAGTCCTTAGGAGGCTCCTAAACCAACATCACACataaccaccaccatcatcatcaccgtcactttcacacacagaaTTACACATCAACACACTTCTCCAGATGACCATATTGGCTTTAATATCCATATTTTTTACAATGTAAAGGAGAGCTATTAAAACAGGATAGTATTTAGTTTTGTGAATGGTGGCACTAGAGAGCTACAGAAGCTCAGAAAATAGTCCAATGACGATGTTCTGATGTTCACTAAAAGCAGTTTCTCATCTTAGTTTTGTTAGTAGCATTTTATTTAGGGGACATTAAGTATTGTGTTTAAACTAggtttgaaaaattgcaaaattCCATACTCAATAATGGAAGACTGAGTTACATGGTTCAGTCCTATAGCAGAAGAGTACATCAATGCACTAATGTTGATTTCACAGCTTTCGTTTAAATCCTTAGATAAATAATCAAACAAGTCTCACCTCTACAAACACATCCAGACCTGCTCCTCCACACTGACCAGACTCCAGAGCTCTAAGCAAAGCGGCTTCATCAATGATGCCTCCGCGGGCACAGTTCACCACCTTCACGCCTCGCTTACATTTAGCAAATGAGGCATCATTCAGTAATCCTGTGATCAATCcaggttgagagagagacacagtgaggGTGAGACAGAACACCTCTGCATTGCTTGGATTTAAAGCTTTTAAACGTATTTAAATTGACTATTTACAAGTCCCCCActtgaaaaatataattaacCAAGAACACATGCAGGAAGTTGTGAGATCATCAGTAGGACTGAAGATTCTGAATCCACTATTAATAAACATTAGCAGTTGCAAAAATCTAAGACATTGTCATCAATATAAGTCAAAATGTTCATCACTAGAAGTACAGAGCATAGATGTCTAATAACTGAGTCAATATCAGgtgctgaaaaaaaattaatacaacATATTAGGTGTATATGTGGTCATCATTTGCATTATCTTAAAtcccaataaataaaaaaagaaacaatttgAGTGCAAAGAGGTTACTCATATATATGTAtctttaaatattcaaatatttttaataagttaCAGACTAATAATGTATtcctgaaaaggaaaaaaaaaaaaaaaaaaaaaaaaagaacatctgTAACAGGGTGAAGCAAAGACATGTCTGGGTACTCActtcaacaacaataataataataataataataataataataataataataataataataatagccctGAATGTCAATGTAAGCTGAATAAAGGTTGGTATTTAGTTCTTATAACTAGTTTTATATGCACTGTAtctataacaacaacaacacgtcTCGAACCACCTTAATGCCCTGCACCTTTGAGACACACTCGCCTGTAGTGGAGGGCATGAGGGGCGTATGTACGGTGATGTAATCACACTGGGGCCAGAGATCCTCCAGAGACATCTGCTCCACCCCCCAGCTCTTAGACACCTCTGGAGGAGTAATGGGGTCATAACCAATAGTCTggcagaaaagaaaagtgaCACATTAATACACTGCCACTGCACAAGAGATAACATTCTAAGAAAAACCTTTAACAGGAACAAGACATAGATGAGCTCATCATACCCGCATCCCAAAAGACTGCATTCGAGTGGCCACCTCTTTCCCGATTCTTCCAAGACCAATTATTCCCAGGGTTTTGCCGTACAACTCTGCACCCATGAACTGCAAAATCAACAAATCATTCAATAAACTCCTCTAAAAGACTGAAGCATAATGTACCCAATGGTCAGATCTAATTAGTGATGACTGAATGAGCACCAAGGAcacaaaaatggctgtaattacACCACATGCCAAACTGCTCAAACAGAGGTTACACAATTCCCATTCAATTTACTCAAGCCATCACCTTTTTACGATCCCAGTTTCCAGCCTTCATTGACATGGCAGCTTGTGGAACATTTctaccaacaacaaaaaaaatatcatcagaCTTATCTAGAAAACCAAAATTCTTACAACATAAAGCAGAACATTTGAGATTTTTACACTCTTTATTAAGCTACTGTTAAAATCAGTCCTGTTTATTTTATCGTATGTTGCAACCGGTTTCCCTTACCTTGATAAACTCATCACAAGGGTACAGGTCAGCTCAGCAGCACTGATTGTGTTGCCATTTGGAGTGCTGTAAAATTAATGCCATACCAGACCATCATCTAGATGCCTCAGAATGATGCACAAATTCACACTGGTATGCATGGACAAATATGCAATATTGTGCTGTTTTCAAGAACacacatgaaataaaatcaatttcaTACCGCAGCACTGTTTAAGTCTTGAATCTGATTAGTTTTcgataacagcagttctgacaataGTGCTGGCTGTATTTCAAACAAAGTATACATAAATGTGCtagttgtggtataagaggaataaaacatcacaccaccttgctgttgattattttgctaGAACAGCACGTATTGAAGTGTTCTATTTCTTTACATACCCATTGTGATTATTCTAGAGTTTTTGGGAtgggaaaagacaaaaattaataaatgatgaaaaaaattgATAAGATAGATCAGTAAAGGAGACTAACTGTTTGCAACTGCCTACAGTTGTAAAAGTTTAAATGATCTTTTGAACAGTTCACGGCATATCATTAGAGAATTACCTTGAAAGATCTTTTCAGACTTAGTTGAAACGCTtaagccaaaaaaaaccaagaCTGTCTACATCAGTAGATTATGTGAACACAGGCCTACTGTACATTCCTTCCGACTGTTTAAGTaaattacagtggtgcttgaaagtttgtgaaccctttagaattttctagatatctgcataaatgacctaaaacaacatcagattttcacacaagtcctaaaagtagacaaaagagaacccgattaaataaaatgagagagagaaaaaatatatatatacacttggtcacttatttattcaGGAAAATGATCAATTATTACATATTACCTCAGAAAGagctgttgatgctcatcaggcttggactccaccaatccacattcagacagattgtgtacaaatggagaaaTTTCAAGGCCATTGTTAACCTCCCCAGGAGTGGGtggccaacaaagatcactccgagagcaagacgtgtaatattCCGCAAGGTCACATTGGAACCCAGGCTAACTTCTAGGCAACTAAAGGCCTAATGTTGgctgatgttaatgttcatgagtctaccatCAGGTGaccactgaacaacaatggtgtgcattgCAGGGTTGTAATgtgaaagtcactgctctccaaaaagaacattgctgcccttctgcagtttgtcAAAGGTCttcatggacaagccagaaggctaatggaaaatgttttgtgaacggatgagaccaaaatagaactttttgttttaaatgagaagtcttatgtttggagaaaggaaaacactgcattccagtataagaaccttatcccatcccatggtggtggtagtatcatggtacTTTTTTTCACCCACAGAAGtataccaagtataatatttttgtctcatttgtttactttggttccctttatctacttttaggacgtTTGTGGAAATCTGATCATgctttaagtcatatttatacagaaatatagaaaatctaactttcaagcaccactgtatccAGCTAATGTACAAAACAGACAACTGTACTAACTGAGTCAACATCAGGTGCTGATCACTTAAAGACAACACTGATCTACACACAAGTACTAGGTGTATATAGCACAAGGTCTATCCAGTCCCTCTTGGATTTTGCACTCATAGAAATTAACGTAAAGGCCACAATAtgtggaggagcttgcaatttttaaaaatgaccacagattatctacagatttgggccaataCGTGTCATGAGACATCATCACAAATCACTttcagccaaagctctcttcgattcacgtgtgtctagcacgagtacagctaaaaagtctcattAACCAACAAATGTCACTGCGAAGACCTGTACAGACTGTCTATCATTTGGGTTATGCAACATCCTAATTTTCAAAAAGATCACAGTTGAAAAATATTCTTGAATAATAAGAATACGTAATGTAATACGGGGATGGAAAGCCACATCTCTGTGCACTccctgaaataataataataataataataataataataataccctaTTGGTTTATATCAAAATTCTCTCATACAAAGATATACTAGAAGACAGACTGGGATATacacagaaatgaaaaaagtaCGCAAGGAAGCCCAAAAGTTATTTTTCAGTCAAAGGGCATAatctgtttataaaaaaaaaaaaaaaaaaactattctcaGATAATGCTTTCATTACTTCATGACAATTATGCCTTTCTTGGTGGCCGCCTCCACGTCCACGTTGTCCACGCCAGTTCCAGCACGTCCAATCAGTTTCAGGCTTCCGGCGGACTCGATGACGTCAGCGCTCACTCTGGTAGCCGATCGGACAACCAGACCATCAAAATCCTAATAGAGTTACAGAAGAAAAAGTTCAGCATGACATGTGGTGCATGGCCAAGGGTTAGTGGTGTAGGTGATTCAGTACTCTGAGCCGAAAAGTctcacaataaataaacaaactatgtgtttttattaaagcaaCATGCGAGTTTTATGTGGAATTGTATTACAAAAGCAGGCATTTCTGAGTTTGGGATACAGCCTAGACCTCCATTCATCAGAGTTCAGAACTAATCTGTATGCAAGTCGCTGTGAAAGTGTTGCTGATGTTACATCAGACTGTGTGGAGGGGGAGGCGGCAATGGCGAGACGCAGAGTTTAGAGACGGATAAACCAGGTTTGGAGGAGGGGGAGATAAACATCGACAGAGATCTTAACCTAAAACATAGGCTTTTACGTGAAAATATAAACACTGcatcattaaatacatttttatcacTTACCTTAATCTGCGCTTTCAGctcttctttgttcatatttgttCTTTCGGTGACTTCAACCCCATTTTCCTGCAAAATCTTCTTACAACACGGATCCACACTTTCGCTGATTAAAACACGTTTGATTGCGACCGGAGCCATTTCTCTCATCCTGCGGGATGCAAGCTGTGGTATAGGAGGTCCTGGGCACGTGTGCTTGTGCGAGCTGATCTTGCGTCATGATCACTGGGATGCATGGGGGAGGAGCTTGTCTGAACGCGTAGCTCCGCCCCCtacctaaaaacaaacaaacaacacctGCCAAACCAGAAATACTAATTAGTTAAAACTTCATGGAAGTTctcagggttgggagggttactttaaaaatgtattccattgcagttacaaatgacttcataaaaaatgtcatcaggaACATAATCCAAGCATCACAATATGAAACGAATGtcatctgattacttttggattacttcaagtccatatatgtaaataaagtcaagagaaaagcaaaatgatctaaaatacttttatttagagcttatctTAAGCTAAAACATGTTCagtatttggatttgttttaataaaataaaatacattaataaagaaacaaaagatcactgtccctgatgtgggtaacattacatcacaaaagctacagtgaccatattctggtttccCAGAAAGGGGGGAAGGTGTCTTAATAGCATCCAAAActgtgttactatgaatgcagactttaacacactgaaaaagacacactattagcatcacataaatatgtggcagaaggtacactagTGGCatctgatgttttattttattgcatggacattcaaaagaatgtaggacaaaatgtaaaacgtgggcagagtgaaaccaattttattatataaacaaaattggtttcactctgcccatgttttacatgttttcctacattcttttgactgtccatgtaataaaatatcagatgccacgagtgtaccttctaCCATCATTTACACTTTTGAATGGccgtgtaatacgaagcaatgtgataacatgaaattaaaattgaccttatatggccaggGGCATTGGTTCAattcaggacagctgtcatttgctgctactgtcaagcaactgtttgattcTGTACACATCAGCGCTTCACCTTCATGCATTctctgagagtaggctaatggttgagaggcaggaatttggcatATAGTTGCTGCAAatcttttataatcgaccaattggtgtgcgagaaggtgggaattacagTGAGGGgctaaagcaatgcaaatatgaaCACATATGATGCAGTaaaagaccataaacacatcataatgaaactaaagccgaatccagACATTTTTTAGAAATCCTGACTggacgcttttttaaggtcctAAAAAGATGACATGTCCGGGAAAAAGAGGctgtatggtcaccctaacaaaagcatttcagagaacaatctgtgttaatttctaccaaattaactctgtgcaaaatttatttgtgcatgcacccagaggttgctcatgtgaacCACGACTGACGAGAGAGatccagaactataatcaagcagctgtctatgtTGTTTTATGTCAAAAGATAAATTTatatggttttaaatgaaattgtaaTCTTAAtagtattccctttttttttttttttttttacaaaatgtacctgtaatctgattactttgttttttgacatgaCTTTAGTCAGCCCCTCTGGGGTagggggttcgagtcctgctTCCACTCTGTGCacgtggagtttgcatattctccctgtgccttgggggtttcctcctccagtctaAAGATATGTGTTGTAgggtgattggcatttctaaattgtctgcagtgtgtgaatgggtgtgtgagtgtgtgtgcgtgattgtgccctgcgatgggttggcaccctgtccagggtgtccctgaccttgtgccccgagtcccctggaataggctccaggctcccccataaccctgtgtaggataagcagtacagaaaatgaaaatggttTGTACTTCTCTTTAGGAATGTGATATTAAGTTTCTCTAATAACTCATATGATTCGCCTTTATAAACGTCTCCAACGTCTTTGCACATCAATAGCTTTTGGAATTTCAGTGTAGTAATTTGGCCTCCTTAGAATCAGATCCAGAGACAAAGATGAACAAAACTTTGACTTCTTTCTTTTAGCTGTTCTTTTTGAAACTGCTGTT contains these protein-coding regions:
- the phgdh gene encoding D-3-phosphoglycerate dehydrogenase isoform X2 → MREMAPVAIKRVLISESVDPCCKKILQENGVEVTERTNMNKEELKAQIKDFDGLVVRSATRVSADVIESAGSLKLIGRAGTGVDNVDVEAATKKGIIVMNTPNGNTISAAELTCTLVMSLSRNVPQAAMSMKAGNWDRKKFMGAELYGKTLGIIGLGRIGKEVATRMQSFGMRTIGYDPITPPEVSKSWGVEQMSLEDLWPQCDYITVHTPLMPSTTGLLNDASFAKCKRGVKVVNCARGGIIDEAALLRALESGQCGGAGLDVFVEEPPKDLALVNHPNVISCPHLGASTKEAQARCGQEIALQIVDMVKGKALVGAVNAQVLASTFTPESQQWIRLGEALGKLLKACNSTKQPYDQVHITTQGECLKKSTEFLSSAAVVGLMAESSENGLNLVNALTLLEETGITIKKDHSDGNKAEATCMLEASVNGSVYKASGTVQTTVPVLLELNGSVFRQPVPLSGNLLFFRAAASPQLLPSVTGVLAAASVEIDHFSASRACGGDQWYCVGVPALLKDLSTLMPLVKEVAQLTV
- the phgdh gene encoding D-3-phosphoglycerate dehydrogenase isoform X1; the encoded protein is MREMAPVAIKRVLISESVDPCCKKILQENGVEVTERTNMNKEELKAQIKDFDGLVVRSATRVSADVIESAGSLKLIGRAGTGVDNVDVEAATKKGIIVMNTPNGNTISAAELTCTLVMSLSRNVPQAAMSMKAGNWDRKKFMGAELYGKTLGIIGLGRIGKEVATRMQSFGMRTIGYDPITPPEVSKSWGVEQMSLEDLWPQCDYITVHTPLMPSTTGLLNDASFAKCKRGVKVVNCARGGIIDEAALLRALESGQCGGAGLDVFVEEPPKDLALVNHPNVISCPHLGASTKEAQARCGQEIALQIVDMVKGKALVGAVNAQVLASTFTPESQQWIRLGEALGKLLKACNSTKQPYDQVHITTQGECLKKSTEFLSSAAVVGLMAESSENGLNLVNALTLLEETGITQIKKDHSDGNKAEATCMLEASVNGSVYKASGTVQTTVPVLLELNGSVFRQPVPLSGNLLFFRAAASPQLLPSVTGVLAAASVEIDHFSASRACGGDQWYCVGVPALLKDLSTLMPLVKEVAQLTV